The Tripterygium wilfordii isolate XIE 37 chromosome 4, ASM1340144v1, whole genome shotgun sequence genome has a window encoding:
- the LOC119997068 gene encoding BAG family molecular chaperone regulator 8, chloroplastic-like, with translation MASHPHHHHHHHHHHDCCPNPSPTTTCCCSSSHCFAQQHHHLAPPQPQPQAPADPLLQTIASLLQQHQQQQSLPTYPTKPHNFQNPQLQKQHLQQRKTYLKQQELQSQTQSILSLLVHRINVLESSLHQFCTSGFYHPPSSFVRDAAARVIQAHFRAFLVRRSITLRQLKELACIRSSFNSLKSSVSNENHFNVEAVYQQAMDLLLKLDSIQGGDSMIRDGKRSVSRELVRFLEFVDGFTVKRHAVSFQSRKAVKLVRKGTKSSYLGKPNGKNIQVDKKEMIDNLRERIVKIRDFTRVFENDEEEVEFEGFQQVIDEEDDDHDNENSRPTINGKSGIPKTRNGILILRNGNQSSMKKSVSFAENGSLSRVFGNACKTVSSGVGISTGGRVSSDDHEEAAENEYEDSKGLSKDAEGNEEAHW, from the exons accaccatgacTGCTGCCCAAACCCATCTCCCACCACCACTTGTTGCTGCAGTTCTAGCCACTGTTTTGCCCAACAGCACCACCACCTTGCACCACCACAGCCACAACCTCAAGCGCCCGCAGATCCACTCCTCCAAACGATAGCCAGTCTTCTCCAGCAACATCAGCAGCAACAATCACTACCCACATACCCAACAAAACCCCATAACTTTCAGAATCCACAGCTCCAAAAGCAACACCTCCAGCAGCGGAAGACTTACTTGAAACAACAAGAGCTGCAGAGTCAAACGCAGTCTATTCTCTCTTTACTTGTCCATCGAATCAATGTCCTTGAATCCTCTCTCCACCAGTTCTGCACATCTGGGTTTTATCATCCTCCTTCAAGTTTTGTTAGAGATGCTGCTGCTCGGGTTATTCAAGCCCACTTCCGTGCCTTTCTCGTTCGCAGATCAATTACCCTTAGGCAGCTCAAGGAGCTTGCTTGCATCAGATCGAGTTTCAACTCTCTCAAATCCTCTGTCTCTAATGAAAACCATTTCAATGTTGAGGCTGTTTATCAGCAAGCCATGGATTTGCTTCTTAAACTTGATTCCATTCAG GGTGGGGATTCAATGATCAGAGATGGGAAGAGGTCAGTTAGCAGAGAATTGGTAAGGTTTTTAGAGTTTGTTGATGGGTTTACTGTGAAAAGGCATGCAGTTTCATTCCAGTCTAGAAAAGCTGTGAAATTGGTGCGTAAAGGTACCAAATCTAGCTACTTGGGGAAGCCTAACGGCAAGAACATTCAGGTTGATAAGAAGGAAATGATAGACAACTTGAGGGAAAGAATTGTAAAGATCCGTGATTTTACTAGGGTTTTTGAGAATGATGAGGAAGAGGTGGAGTTTGAAGGGTTTCAACAAgttattgatgaagaagatgatgatcacGATAACGAAAACTCTAGGCCTACTATTAATGGGAAGTCTGGGATTCCCAAAACTAGAAATGGGATTTTGATCCTGAGGAATGGGAATCAATCTAGCATGAAAAAATCTGTGAGCTTCGCTGAAAATGGGAGCCTGTCAAGGGTTTTTGGCAATGCTTGTAAAACAGTTTCCAGTGGCGTTGGTATTTCAACAGGTGGGCGTGTTTCTAGTGATGATCATGAAGAGGCTGCGGAAAATGAATATGAAGATTCCAAGGGACTCTCTAAGGATGCTGAGGGTAATGAAGAAGCACACTGGTAG